A region from the Paenibacillus humicola genome encodes:
- the deoC gene encoding deoxyribose-phosphate aldolase: MVEPYVPGAPLARFIDHTLLKPSTAEKDIVLLCEEAAQHGFYSVCVNGSWVPLCRELLEGTGVRISAVVGFPLGAMATRVKAYEAAAAVEDGAAEIDMVLPVGALADGRFGVVAYDISAVVRAVEGRAIVKVILETGLLDDEHKAEACRVAEAAGAHYVKTSTGFGPGGATEADIRLMRASVSPGIGVKASGGIRDAETAVRMLKCGANRLGTSAGVAIVTAGSSLSASGGSRPEGQAGSMQY; encoded by the coding sequence ATGGTTGAGCCGTATGTGCCGGGAGCCCCGCTCGCGCGTTTTATCGACCATACGCTGCTGAAGCCGTCCACCGCGGAGAAGGATATCGTCCTGCTGTGCGAGGAAGCGGCGCAGCACGGCTTTTACAGCGTGTGCGTGAACGGCTCCTGGGTTCCGCTGTGCAGAGAGCTGCTGGAAGGCACGGGCGTGCGCATCAGCGCGGTCGTGGGTTTTCCTCTCGGCGCGATGGCGACGAGGGTGAAGGCGTACGAAGCGGCGGCCGCGGTGGAGGACGGTGCCGCCGAAATCGATATGGTGCTGCCGGTGGGAGCGCTCGCCGACGGCCGCTTCGGCGTCGTTGCATACGACATTTCCGCCGTCGTGCGGGCCGTCGAAGGGCGGGCGATCGTCAAGGTCATTCTCGAAACGGGACTGCTGGACGACGAGCATAAAGCGGAGGCGTGCCGGGTCGCGGAAGCGGCCGGCGCCCACTATGTGAAGACGTCGACTGGCTTTGGTCCGGGCGGGGCGACGGAAGCCGACATCCGGCTGATGCGCGCTTCGGTGTCGCCCGGCATCGGCGTGAAGGCGTCGGGCGGTATCCGCGATGCGGAGACGGCGGTCCGGATGCTGAAATGCGGCGCGAACCGGCTCGGAACGAGTGCGGGAGTCGCCATCGTCACTGCGGGGAGCTCTCTCTCAGCCTCGGGTGGTAGCAGACCGGAAGGGCAAGCAGGGAGCATGCAATATTGA
- a CDS encoding NUDIX hydrolase, with the protein MKEISAGGVVYRRVNGELQIQLIQDRYGKISLPKGKMEPGETVEQTALREILEETGMEGKIISPIDQIKYTYTHEAKGTVDKEVHYYLVEATGGKLQAQVEEIRGVEWFEPAEAWRRQKQSGYDNNDRILSGALRLLGLEVQGHG; encoded by the coding sequence ATGAAAGAAATATCCGCCGGCGGCGTCGTATACCGGCGCGTAAACGGCGAGCTGCAAATCCAGCTGATTCAGGACCGGTACGGCAAAATTTCGCTGCCGAAAGGGAAGATGGAGCCGGGCGAAACGGTCGAGCAGACGGCGCTGCGCGAGATTTTGGAAGAGACGGGCATGGAAGGCAAAATCATTTCGCCGATCGATCAGATCAAATACACCTATACGCACGAGGCGAAGGGCACGGTCGATAAGGAAGTGCATTATTACCTGGTCGAAGCGACCGGCGGCAAGCTGCAGGCGCAGGTGGAGGAAATCCGCGGCGTCGAATGGTTCGAGCCGGCAGAGGCGTGGCGCCGCCAGAAGCAGTCGGGCTACGACAACAACGACCGCATTTTGTCCGGAGCGCTGCGGCTGCTCGGCCTGGAGGTGCAGGGGCATGGTTGA
- the mtaB gene encoding tRNA (N(6)-L-threonylcarbamoyladenosine(37)-C(2))-methylthiotransferase MtaB has protein sequence MPSVAFYTLGCKVNFYDTEAIWQLFKKEGYEQVDFETAAADVYLINTCTVTNTGDKKSRQIIRRAVRRNPDAVIAVTGCYAQTSPAEVMAIEGVDLVIGTQDRDKLMGYIAQIQSERKPINAVRNIMKTRAFEELDVPDFADRTRAFLKIQEGCNNFCTFCIIPWSRGLSRSRDPQSVVKQAEQLVAAGYKEIVLTGIHTGGYGDDLDNYRLSDLLWDLDKVEGLERIRISSIEASQIDDAMIDVLNHSRKMCRHLHIPLQAGEDSVLARMRRKYTTAEFADKIRRLHRAMPGVAITTDVIVGFPGETDALFEQGYRFMKELGFSEMHVFPYSKRTGTPAARMEDQVDEDVKHERVHKLIDLSERMQLDYAKKFIGEVVDVIPERDYKGAPNSGLVMGYSGNYLQVVFEGSEALIGELCRVKITEAGVNECRGQLVRVLDAGAAAARGGDARKPAALPQALEA, from the coding sequence ATGCCGTCGGTTGCATTTTATACACTGGGCTGCAAAGTCAATTTCTACGATACGGAAGCGATTTGGCAGCTGTTCAAAAAAGAAGGGTACGAGCAGGTTGATTTCGAAACGGCAGCCGCGGACGTATACCTGATCAATACGTGCACGGTTACGAACACGGGCGACAAAAAAAGCCGGCAGATCATTCGACGCGCCGTTCGCCGCAACCCGGACGCGGTAATCGCCGTAACGGGCTGCTACGCTCAAACGTCGCCGGCCGAAGTCATGGCGATCGAAGGCGTCGATCTGGTCATCGGCACGCAGGACCGGGACAAGCTGATGGGCTACATCGCGCAAATCCAAAGCGAACGCAAGCCGATCAACGCCGTCCGCAACATTATGAAAACGCGCGCGTTCGAGGAGCTTGACGTGCCCGATTTTGCCGACCGCACGCGAGCTTTTCTAAAAATCCAGGAGGGCTGCAACAATTTTTGCACCTTCTGCATCATCCCGTGGTCGCGCGGATTGTCCCGCAGCCGCGATCCGCAGAGCGTCGTCAAGCAGGCGGAGCAGCTCGTTGCCGCCGGCTACAAGGAAATCGTGCTGACAGGCATCCATACCGGCGGCTACGGCGACGATTTGGACAACTACCGGCTGTCCGACCTGCTCTGGGACCTCGATAAAGTGGAAGGGCTGGAGCGTATCCGTATCAGCTCGATCGAGGCGAGCCAGATCGACGACGCCATGATCGACGTGCTGAACCATTCCCGGAAAATGTGCCGCCATCTTCATATTCCGCTGCAGGCGGGGGAAGATTCCGTGCTGGCGCGGATGCGCCGCAAATATACGACGGCCGAGTTTGCGGACAAAATCCGCCGGCTGCACCGCGCGATGCCGGGCGTGGCGATTACGACGGACGTGATCGTCGGCTTTCCCGGCGAAACGGATGCGTTGTTCGAGCAGGGCTACCGGTTTATGAAGGAGCTCGGTTTTTCCGAAATGCACGTGTTCCCGTACTCCAAACGGACCGGCACGCCTGCCGCCCGGATGGAGGATCAGGTGGACGAAGACGTGAAGCACGAGCGGGTTCACAAGCTGATCGATTTGTCGGAACGGATGCAGCTCGACTACGCGAAGAAGTTTATCGGCGAAGTCGTGGACGTCATCCCGGAACGGGATTACAAAGGGGCTCCGAACAGCGGCCTCGTCATGGGCTATTCCGGCAACTACCTGCAGGTCGTCTTCGAGGGCTCCGAAGCGTTGATCGGCGAGCTGTGCCGCGTGAAAATTACCGAAGCGGGCGTCAATGAATGCCGCGGGCAGCTCGTCCGCGTGCTGGATGCAGGTGCAGCCGCGGCGCGCGGGGGCGATGCTCGGAAGCCGGCAGCGCTTCCTCAAGCGCTGGAAGCCTGA